A segment of the Malaclemys terrapin pileata isolate rMalTer1 chromosome 1, rMalTer1.hap1, whole genome shotgun sequence genome:
ttgttttttttgttttgcttggggcggcaaaaaagttagagccggccctgtccacatcCATCGGGGAGAGAGATCCTTGAGAGAGGATCCTGACTACTTGGTGGCttctgcctgccccctgccccttccattgATGTTCCTTTTTCGCCGAGGGGGCCAAGCCCATTTGGTTTGTTTATCGAAAGGGCTTCTTGCAGCTGAGTTCAGTGTATGAGGGATTTCCCAAAGCCTtttgctccacctcctcccaggGTGAATCTGGCTCTCGGATCTGTCCAGAGCGTGTGGGCACTTGCCAGAAACTCCTTGCAGTGGAGCAGTGGGTTGCTAAGCCCAGTCGTGTTTGACACCCTTGCGGCTGGGATCCCTGGAGAATATCTGCTGGAGATGCTAGTTTCGTAGTGGGGGtgtagcgagagagagagagggttaaCCCTTTTCCTGCCAATCTCTGGATGGGTTTCCGTACATACTGTCGTGCTCCTGGAGCCTGCTGAGCTGTGTATGGGACATACTAGCTGGCCCCTTTCCAATGCTGTACTCACTGCCTGCCTTCACCTTGCAGTTTTCAACGTGGGAGAGTATCGCCGGGAGGCGGTGAAGCATTACAGCTCCTATGACTTCTTCCGCCCTGACAACGAGGAGGGCATGAATGTCCGGAAGTAAGTTTGCTGTTGCCTCGTTCTGTTAACCCGCCCGCTCTCTTTGAGCCAAAATCTGCTGTAAATTGGAGGTAACCCTTCCCCCTGATTTCAAGGGAATTACTCTGGAGTTAGAACAGTGTAACTGGAAACATGGTCCGACCCAGTCTCTTAAGATTTCCCCTGCTGCCTGAATGCCATTCAgggcttaggcccagatcctgaaagggatttaggcaccaattccctttgaggatctaagccttaggtcctgatttttcagaagtgttgagcacctgcagctcccattgacgttAGCTGAACTTTTGAGGGgtctcagcatttctgaaaagcgAGCCCTAAGAGTATCGTCCTTGGAGCCCAGGGACTCCCCAGTTCCAGACCAGGCTATTGACATTCCTGGTTTGCGGTTCTGTGGTGAGAAAGTGGAGTGCAGCTCCCTTTTAGCTTGTCAGAGCCACCAGAAGGTGCAAGGCCGGCCGCTGTCCGTTGAGGCGTTGAATAACATTTAGCCTGCAGAGTGGCTTCACGTTCACAGAGCGTTATAGCTGTTATCTAATCAGTCACTCACAGGAAGTCAGAATTGGGATTCCCATCTGCAAAGTGGGCAAACCTCATGGATGTGAAGCCGGTGGCCTCGCGGTAAATGCTAGAACGGGGGCTTTTGGCCGCACAGCTCCGGACCGTCGATCGGGGATATCACGATCGTACCAGGAATCGTACCAGGAatcgtgggttgtgggaaggttAGGAGGAGTTGGAACTTTAAGGCTGCTTCATCAGGAACAAGCCACTGGCTCTTATAAGCATCTCTAGTTACTTAAGAAACAtctctttcttcctctgctgcAGACAATGTGCCTTAGCTGCCTTGAGAGACGTCAAATTGTACCTGTCGGCGGAAGGTGGCCAGATCGCGGTAAGTTCAGATGGGGGGCTGCTAGTTGAAACAAGAGGCCTCTTTCCATCCTCAAAATACTGTCAGTGTGTGCTGAGACAGTCCCCCAGTGAAACTGCATCCTGCAGCCTGTGTTCTACACACTGGAACAGCGCCTTGGGGAAGAGGCCGTTCCCATCATTGTAGGACTTCAGATTGGTCCCATCACCACAGTACCTCACAAACATGAACGAAGCCTTCCTCACAGCCTCCCTATGAGTATTCTACCTGCTACTTGCAGGGCTGAAAAGAGGCTGAGGaattaagtgacttccccaaggctaCAAAGGAAGTTTGTGGTgggagagccaggaactgaacccacaaCTTCAGTGCcttaagaccatccttccttgcaCATGCCATTAAATCCACGGGATCCCTTTTGCTCCCTTACTTGCCTTCTGGAGGTTTTTACTGCCATGTTTTTGTTCTAAGAATCAAAGGCTTATAACTGAAAACTGCCTTAAGTGATGAatttattatttcctttttctGATTCTAAACCTCAGCAAATATATTGTCAAacaattctccccctcccccgagagcTATTTAAATGTCCCCTGAAGGTGACCTCCCTGGCATTTTTATTGTATAGGTTTTTGATGCTACCAATACAACAAGGGAGAGAAGAGGAATGGTCTTAAACTTTGCCAAAGAAAATGGGTTCAAGGTCAGTATACGCCAGACTTttatctatctaaggtacttatatggcctgcGTTACCATAGTTTCTGAGTATCTCTTaggcctcacaacacccctttgaggtggggaagtgctgttttacagatgggaaaacagaggcacagagagacttaggcccaggtcctcaaaggtatttagttgcctAACTTGGGAGTGAGGAGtctcaatacctttgaggatctggggctacgtgacatgcccaaggtcacacaggaagtctgtggcggagcaggGAATTGACCTTGGGTTTCCAGAGCCCAGGTTAGTGGGAACCAAACATAAAGAACATTTCCACCCAACTCCCCACTAAGATCTCCAAGCCAAGGAGAATAAAATAGATGAGCTGGTGAGAGGGGAAACTTTCTGCCATACGGTGGATTAGGAAATAGTTTTGAAACATTCTACTCAGAATTGCATGGAGTGGTTAGAGCAGACATCAGGCTGGATATAATAAACTCCCTATGTTTCACTGCCAGTCTTCAACCGGTGTTTGCTTTGTCTTCCAGGTGTTCTTCATTGAATCTGTTTGCAATGACCCATCCGTGGTTGCCACCAATGTTATGGTGAGAATGGAAAGCTATTATCTATTTCTAAATCCTGCATTTGCACAGATTGTATCTGACCCTAGCTGGTGATCAGCTTATTGTACTTCAGCGGCAGCTGAGGATTTTTAGTTTTTACCTCTCTCCGGGCAGAAAGTGTGTAAAGACTGTCTGGCACCAGCCCCTTCAGGACCATgggggtctcactcttccttcagGGTAGGCCACGCTGCTTCACGGCCTCCTAgactgagctgctgggctccagcAGCCCTGCGCTGCTCAGCAAGTCCAACTGAGGTAGACTCCTGGTAGAGACGTGTGTTCTCTTCAAGGACTACCGCACCCCAACCAGTATTTGCAGCGTCACCCCCaaacagcattttcaaaacagagtagAGTTTATTGGTCAAGTGGAACGCAGCATTGGAAGTCCTCAGGTTAGCACAGAGAAACGAAGGTTAAAGCGTAGTCCATTCTGGTCAAGACACAATTCACCAGCCAAGCTGTGGGGAACTCCATTTTCAAGCTCTGTCTCTCCCTGACTTCCTTCCTTAGTCCATTCCAAggtgagaggggcccgagcctctTCCAGAAGCCATCTCTTATTCCCTGTTGGTCATGTCTGTCCTTTGTTCTCCAGGCAGGACCATCCTGAGTTCACAACCCCCTGGCTGGAGCTTCCTGCTGGTGAGACTCAAGTTATGAGTCACTGGAGCTTGCATTATGTCTCTGGACCCCTTGTTGATCTGAGCTAGTTTCAGCCAGTTTCTTAATGACGCTAATTGTTCCACCCAGACAGGGGTGACACACATCTGTATTTTGTagtctgccctgagagcaaactgTAATCCTTTTCCCACCACTTGGTAGCAATCCAAAGTATGGGGGAAACCGAGGCTCACATGACtcatacaaaatattacaaaatattcccactttgtcacaatataaCTTCATAATGAGGggcaattttttcaaaagtgcttaagtgactggAGTATAAATCCCGTTTTCAAAAATGACCTTGAAGCCTAAATCTCAgtgcaagtcaatgggacttaggctcctaagtcacttctgtgctttttgaaaactttactcaAGGTCTGCTATTAAACAGATGCACAAGAAAAGACCGTAACCGGGCCTCACTACACACTTTTTTCCCTGCTAGATGAAGTCTTAGCTAGGGAAGAAACATTAATGGCATGCAACTTCCTTCTTGAGAAGCTGTCTTtttggtgccctgccctgcctgtgcaTGTGTCAGAAGAGGTAACCCCTGCCTTAGGGTTGGCCAGAGCAGAGAGgggctttttttatttctttaatgaaAATTCACTTTCCCTGCTAACCTGTTACCAGACACTCTTCCAACTGCCAATCTTATCTCCAGTTCTACATCACAACATTCCAAGTCATTTTACAGCACCTCAAACTCCATTGGCTCGATGCCCAGAGTTCAAATGGTGCTTGTCCCTAGGTGACAAGGTTTTATGGCACGGGTTTGTCTTGTATTGCTGTCTGGTGTTACCATATAGGAAGCTGACTCATTCTTCCCCTTTCCATAGAATTCCCTTAATGATACTAGCAACTACACAGCTTTGAGTTACATTCAGACAGGTAAGGGTGCACCTGGGAACATCCTACACTTGAATGGGGTCCATCTTGTCACCCTTATACAAGCACAGTTCCTGTGaggttcaatgggagtttggcctcCATGGGCAGGCCCCCAAAAGAACTGAAAGAAAAACCTTGGAGCTGACCAGATTTCTCTCTGTCTATCCTTGATTTGGTTATTTCCCTTCTTATCTCTGTGGATAGCTCACACCTTATTTTACACAAATCAATAACTTCCCTTCAAGTTAGTTAATGCATAAGTACGTGCTTGGAGATAAAATTGTGTGTAAGTTTCTGCTTCACCGGACGTTACAGATTAACAGTGTGTTAGTGCTCAGATGCAatataaggcctggtccccactaagcccccacttcggactaaggtacgcaaattcagctacgttaagaacgtagctgaattcgaagtaccttagtccaaacttaccgcgggtccagacgcggcaggcaggctcccccgtcgatgccgcttactcctctcggcgagctggagtaccagcgtcgacggcgagcacttccgggatcgatctgggatcgatttatcgcgtcttaaccagacgcgataaatcaatcccagaacatcgattacttaccgccggaccctccggtaagtgaagacgtaccctaagaaaataaattataataataacaTCAATGAcaaaaggccctgatcctgcaaacagttctGCACACACTTAACTTGACTCGCATGAGTTGTTGCATTGGTGTCCATATTACTGACACGTGTAAGCCATTGTAGGGTCAGCGTGTTGATGTAATTGCAACACCAACACTGTTAGCTGCAATGCCTAAGCTTGGTGCTGCAGTATCAGAAACTTAGAGTAAATGTTGGATGATAACATTGTGGCCTTACAGCATGTGTCATCTAGGGATCCTAAAGCAATTCACAGATGCTAATTAATGATGCCACTGGGAGGAAGTAAAGTACTATTACCTCCattacacagatggggaaactgaggcacaaaacatttaaattacgcctctaccccgatataacgtggtcctcgggagccaaaaaatctcactgccTTATAGGTGAGACTGTGTTATATTGGGTACGGTCTGGTACGGcctactggcaagagccggtacaccgtgccggactggaccggcttccccggtggtgatttaaagggcccagtgctccagccgctgcggggagccccggtccctttaaatcactgccagagctccagcagccgggctcgggtggggatttaaagggcctagggctccacacgaattcggctataacgtggtaaagcagcagggcttgggtggcGCTtgaaagggccggggctccccaCTGCTTtcccgcgttatatccgaattcgtgttatgctgggtcgcgttctatcggggtagaggtgtatttctaatGCAGTAGGTATTCATGGACAAGATCCCCATTCTGCTACGTGCTGTACAACTATCTTGCCTAAGGTCACTTGCTTCCCATGTTCCACTCTAACCACGTAGACATCACTGGTTCTCTTTACAAGTAGTTGGATGgtgtattttttttcccatgtTGTGGGTGTGCTCAGCTGACTCGTTAGGGAGCTGAGACTGTCACTGgactaacttctcttttcttgGCAACTAAATGTTGAGGCTAAATCACTGAGAAACCCTTAAGCTAGGTAATCTTTGATTCGGAGAGGAAATGGTAACCCAAGCTACGCGTTGCAGCCATGTGTTTACCCATCTTACACTTCCCATTCGTTCTTACTTTACTTCTTTTATAACTTCAGAATTCCACCTGTAAGTGGACTCTTTGTACCTGACTCTTGGAAGAGCTTTGACACCTGATATTAGACCAGCCTGACTGTTCCAAGACACATCGTGTTTGCACTGTCGTTGACCTGAGGCGCTAGCTTTTGTCTGCACAGAAAGCTTTCTGATGACGCATtgatttgttttctgtgttgctGCAGGAAGTTAAATTGTCCAGCCCGGATTATAGGGACTGCAACTCAACTGATGCCATGGAAGACTTTATGAAGAGAATCAATTGTTACCAGGCCAGCTACCAGCCGCTTGACCCAGATAACTATGACAGGTAAGGGGTTTTGCTTTGAAATAGCTTGGCGTGAAGGTGTTTTGTCTTGGAAGAAAAGGGTAATAAAATATAGATCTGTATTTCAGTTTCTGTTTGAAAAAGTGAATTTATTAGAATAAAATAAGAGTGAGTCCCAAACTCTCATTAAACTCAAGCATCTATTGGAGGGCCAAAAAGATCTGGCTTTTTCACCATCCTTTATGCCTTgtggctccagcctggagccagagTACCAGAGCATCCTGTGGTAACTTTTACATGCGATTTCTGGGCTGACCAGAAGCAGCGTGCGCTGATTTCTTGAGGCTTTCAGGCTGGTTTCCAGACCCAAGAACTTTGGAGGGGCAGCTGAGATGTAGGGTGCTTCTCTGAACCTTTGACATCATCCCATCAAAGCTCTGTAATGTTGCGAGCCCTGGGAAGGAGCTGGCCCCTACCGTAATCAACTCTCCAGCCAGAGCAGACACCCAGGAGGCCCTGGCCACCCTAAGTGACTCTGGATAGAGCCAGTTTTAGTCTGCAGTGCTGCATATTTATCTCCTCTGCTTCTCCATTTGGGAACACTTTTTTACCATGAGTAACTCCTCCATCATCCCGTGACTTTCTGCACCTGGCATGGGTGTGGGGCAGCAGGTGGCTTTCTCTGGGCCTTCAGGGTTTCAGTGTAATCAGTCATTCAATGTGTGGTGTCAATCCCAACTGTCCTGAGGTGTGAAAGCCACATGGGGGACACTGCCTCATCCCAGATCTCTCCTACAATGGAGGCTTGTGCTAGCTACCAGCCGTGGGCCTGGAGTCAGAagaatcttatttaatctttttttaacgGAACAAGAAAAATGGAGATTGTCTGGCCAGTCTCAATGTAGCAGTGATTTCAAAGAAAAGCCTTAAAGCTACCATGAAATACCCCTGCAGCAAATCCTTTTAACATGGGGATTATATCCCCTTGACATTTATTCTCGACAGTTGCCTTTGCTTCATGTTTCCACTGCTCCTTGCCATGGTTTCCACAGGGACGTGTCTCTGATCAAAGTGATCGATGTTGGCCGGAGGTTCCTGGTGAACAGGGTCCAGGATCACATCCAGAGCAGGATTGTCTATTACCTAATGAACATCCATGTCCAGCCCCGCACCATTTATCTGTGTCGACATGGCGAGAGCGAATTCAACCTCAAGGGGAAGATTGGAGGCGACTCTGGACTCTCCAATAGGGGCAAGAAGGTAGGGGAACAATATCCCTCTTGTATTTGGGCAGGGGGGAGCAAGTCCCTGGTTGTGTAATATGCCGTGTATGAGACAAGATGGCATCAGATATATATACTTCGTGTTGGCCTGAATGTGTCTTCTGAATTGGCAACATTTCAGTGCACTACTGGCACTTAAATGAGCACCTCTGAAATCTGGGGTAAACAGGACCATCTGGAAGCCCTGGGTAGCGGAGGTTCAATAACCACACTCTTTGTTTTATCTCCTTTAGTTTGCCATTGCATTGAACAAATTTGTTGAGGAGCAGAACCTGAAGGACCTCAAAATCTGGACCAGCCAACTCAAGAGGACAATCCAAACGGCAGAAGCCCTCAAGCTGCCCTATGAACAGTGGAAGGCGCTCAACGAAATCGATGCCGTAAGCATCTTAACTGGGTTACTAATTGCTGACTCTCACTGTCTGGGTGAGCAGAGCGGTGAGGGCACTGGCCTTCCACCTCTGCCCAAATGTCACAGTGGAAGCAAGGTTTGCCCACTCCAACACACTGTGACCTGGTCAGCGCGGCTGTGTTTTGTCCAGGAGAGGCCTGGCGCTGTAATAGCGAGGATGGGAAGGGGAGGGCCAGGACTGAGGTGCTGTGGAAGTGttgagtgggtggggggaagctgacTCAGTGCCTTGCTCTGACGGCCAGTGCTGACGTTTCCCAAGCAGTGACGTCAAACCTCTCCAGAGACGTAAAGAGGCAATATTGTTTGCCGGCCTGGTTTTGGTAGCACATGCGGTGCTGCCAAATTGCTTGTTAGCTTTTGTCTCTAACCTACTGGTTTAAAATTGCAGCCATGTAGGGTCACTGCACAGCTGAATTCTGAGGGGCTCAAGTGCAGGTTATTCTCTATGTGCAGGaaaagggtttgctgtaaggcttCCTGGTACCTGCATTGGTTGGCACCTGCAGCTCTGTTGTCTGGAGCCCAGTAAATAACCTCGAGGGATGTCTTGTTCCCGCAGGGTGTATGTGAAGAGATGACTTACGAAGAGATCAAGGAGAAGCACCCGGAGGAATTTGCTTTACGCGATCAGGACAAATACTATTACCGCTACCCTTCTGGAGAGGTATGTCTGCAGAGAAACCCTCTGGGACGTGACTGGTCTAAAACGCCGCATACTTTCCTATCATCCCCATATACCCTTCTGCTCTGCATCCAGCCTAGAGGGCAGAAAAGAAATGGGTCAGTCTAGGATCTCTGAGTACTTTGAGTCAAAGTGGTAACTAGATGTGAGTGCTGACCCCTTTTGGGCACTTGTCAAATTATTACGGGCTGGTTCTGATACCTTAGTCAAATTGATGGATGGTCCCGTTGATTTCATGAAGACCGCTCGAGGCATAAGGTGCTACTTAACCTGAGTAAAGGTatctgaatctggccctatatttaaTGTAAAgtagcatctttcatcccaaaggagtTCTCTTTACTCCCCTGCCCTCAGACACCCTCCTGAGGCTGATGGTAGCATCTCTCCAGCGCTctctgctggctgggggagtgaGCTGATGGTACATTTTTAGGGGGTGATGAAGTGATGTGTGTCCATTGACATGGGAGTTTAGTTCAGTGCTATGGAATAAAGACAAAGATGTCTGAGGAATATCCACCAGCTCCTGGAAAAATACAGGCTTGTGGATTTCAAAGTTATGGAATAGTGATGTGCGGAATATTGACCGTAGGGGCTAAAATTCCCACCAGCTACCACTCTTGTTTCTGTACACTGGTGTTTCTGTATGCCAGTCCTCCAGAGTTTATGGCTCTTCTAGAAAAACGAGCTTCTGAAACAGATATTAATATCCTCAAAAACTCCATATAGCTTAATAAACCCTTCTGGTTTCCAGTGCAGATATGAAAGCAGAATTCTGTCTGTTGCTGCGGTTCTTTCTCCTCCCAGTACCAGAGCAGAGAAGTGACTTTGTGTTTAGTGTTCTATCATGAGTTGTGGTGTGTTCATTTTAGAGAACTGCTGAAATTACTTGGAAGGGTTGGCTAATGGGCCATAGAGCCTTTTGCCACAAGTTCAAATCCATGTTACTTGTGACTTAGTCAATTCCTAGGGGGTAGATGGCCACCATGGTTGGCACCCTTGCTGGCAATCTCTGCGGAGAAGCCAAGGGCCAGATGTTCCACTGAGCCAAAAGTACTTCTTGATTTGTAGAGGTTGGTCCCTATCATTCAGAGTTAAAACAGATTGGCGGTGTGTGAGATCTTGCATTGCCTCTGCCTCCTGTACTCTGACTAGATGGAAGACCTCAGTCTGTAAGGCTGATTGATTTAGAACCTTTCACCAACGCTAAATTCATTTTTGAGCTGAGAGATGTGCATGGTTCAGAACAGATCTGCTTCAGCAGAAGGGCACAACCTCCAGGCAAAGTCTCGCTGGCATTGTGGAAAGGTTGGGTGGATCTCAAATGGTGGTGGTGATTCTTCTGTGTAGTAGGAGAGGGGGGTTGTGAATATATGTCCAATTTAAAAGAATCCAGTAGGAGAAGGAAACTCCTCTTGTTACCAACCCCACGTAAAGCATCACTTCAACAGTGTTCCAGCTTGTCCTGTAAGTCATGGATACAGCTCCAAACTCCAGGAGTTTTGTGGGTTTCACTTGGTTTAAAGATGGACCAAAACGGTGGCGTTGCTTTTTGACTCCCTGTAACTCCTGACTGTGCTCTGTGAATTTATCTCTCGCTCTGTTTATTTTGCAGTCATATCAAGATCTGGTGCAGCGCCTGGAGCCAGTCATCATGGAGCTGGAGAGGCAGGAGAACGTCCTTGTGATCTGTCACCAGGCTGCGATGCGGTGCCTTCTGGCTTATTTCCTAGACAAGAGCGCGGGTATGTGACGCCCACTCCGGCAGACTTAGCAGGAGGCAGTTGGGTCCCATGTTGTTTCCGGCTGTTCTACATTGGGTTGCAAGGGGAAAGCGGATGGGGGTATTTTACAGAAGCTCAGAGAGAAAGGGACTCCTTGCACACTCATCCAAGGAGTTCTCAAAGTTGGCTGGTGTTGGGGGTGCTGCTGTGTCTGCATAGTTCTGTGTCTGCAAAGAGTGGGCCATATGACGCTCGCAGTATTTTAAGTGGAATTGCACCAACCTGAGCCGCTGCTGTATCATGAGGTGGGCTGGTCACTGAGAGTGTAGGTCCTCTCCTATgcttctgggctgctgcagtgTCATTCCTTGAACACCTGTTGGAACTCTGGCACCGCCAAGTGAGCTCCAGGGTTGGCCTGAGGAGTCCCCGAGTTACCGAGGAGGGGGCATTTAGTCTCCCAGTCCGATCCTGCTGCTGAAGTGGGAGATTGGAACTAGCCAGGGGTGTTGGGTCAGCTGTAGAGTAGAGCCCTGGGTGGACACTTGTTTCACCTGTGCTTTGGGTGACCTCGGCAGTGTGCTAAGTTATACACGGGGAGGGGAGCTCCCACCGGTCTCTACAGAAGGGTAGAGTCAGTCCATACATATGCAAACACATTTGCAGAATGGATTCTGCCACCTGTGCTGTcactaacctccctccccccttgtttGCTGTTCTTCCAGCTGAAATGCCCTACCTGAAATGCCCCCTTCACACGGTGCTGAAGCTGACACCTGTGGCCTATGGTAAGTGGAACGTTTTTCCTTGACGTGCTGGCTCGCGCGGTTGGGTGAAGTGTTTGCTGATGGTTACACCTCGGTTCAGGATAGATTGTAGGCTCTTGTGGGCAGGACTGGGGCTCtcttcctgtgtgtctgtgcactgcctagcacagtgggtcccTGAGCCTGACAGAAGCCTTTGGGCTCTACCCTAAAGTAATGAGGAACCATAAATTGCTGACAGTCTCTCGCTGCTCACTGCAGGTTGCCGAGTGGAGTCCATCTGTCTGAACGTCGAAGCGGTGAACACTCACAGAGACCAGACAGAGGTGAGTTGTGCTTTGCTTTAGATCTTTcggtcactctctctctccttcctcctaaTGTTAACCAGCAACAAGGACTTCAAGAGTGGGTGGGGGATCGCTTGGCTGGGCACCATGAGCAGCCATTTTAGAACTGGCTTCAGGTGTTGCAGGCAGATTAGGAGGCTTCAGAAATTAAagaccctgaccccctccccccacctgccttcaGGTGCTTCCCCTACATGCTAAGGGCTTGATCCCAagcccaccgaagtcaatggacAGACTTTCatcgggctttggatcaggccctctgacAGCCAATGAGCTTAGACTGATAAATGCCTGAGGAGGAGGCAGGGTGCCGTAGTTAGGGACAGCGCCATCAGGCCACATTCCTTGTTAAGCAGAAGGGGTGAGTGCGCTCTATGCTTGTGGAGGGctaggggagaggaagggaaaatgTTGGCAGTCTCCTTTGGGGAGTGAGATGAATGTGCTGTGGTGTAACAGTTGGTGCTGTGGGCTTGTAAGCTAAGCAGAGTTAAGCCTGGTCAGTACATGGATAGGAACACGTAGGTGTTACGAGCAGTGGTGCTGCTGATTTAGGAGATGGCATATGTGGGCATTGAAGGCATGCTCCAGCACAGTGTTCGGGGGTGCTGTGCTCATAGATCCAATTtaaactgtccccctttcaggtggctctttctttcttcttcacttcctg
Coding sequences within it:
- the PFKFB3 gene encoding 6-phosphofructo-2-kinase/fructose-2,6-bisphosphatase 3 isoform X5 — translated: MPMELTQSRIQKIWLPHDNHPALPRRSCGPQLTNSPTVIVMVGLPARGKTYISKKLTRYLNWIGVPTKVFNVGEYRREAVKHYSSYDFFRPDNEEGMNVRKQCALAALRDVKLYLSAEGGQIAVFDATNTTRERRGMVLNFAKENGFKVFFIESVCNDPSVVATNVMEVKLSSPDYRDCNSTDAMEDFMKRINCYQASYQPLDPDNYDRDVSLIKVIDVGRRFLVNRVQDHIQSRIVYYLMNIHVQPRTIYLCRHGESEFNLKGKIGGDSGLSNRGKKFAIALNKFVEEQNLKDLKIWTSQLKRTIQTAEALKLPYEQWKALNEIDAGVCEEMTYEEIKEKHPEEFALRDQDKYYYRYPSGESYQDLVQRLEPVIMELERQENVLVICHQAAMRCLLAYFLDKSAAEMPYLKCPLHTVLKLTPVAYGCRVESICLNVEAVNTHRDQTENMNSSQKQS
- the PFKFB3 gene encoding 6-phosphofructo-2-kinase/fructose-2,6-bisphosphatase 3 isoform X2, which codes for MPMELTQSRIQKIWLPHDNHPALPRRSCGPQLTNSPTVIVMVGLPARGKTYISKKLTRYLNWIGVPTKVFNVGEYRREAVKHYSSYDFFRPDNEEGMNVRKQCALAALRDVKLYLSAEGGQIAVFDATNTTRERRGMVLNFAKENGFKVFFIESVCNDPSVVATNVMEVKLSSPDYRDCNSTDAMEDFMKRINCYQASYQPLDPDNYDRDVSLIKVIDVGRRFLVNRVQDHIQSRIVYYLMNIHVQPRTIYLCRHGESEFNLKGKIGGDSGLSNRGKKFAIALNKFVEEQNLKDLKIWTSQLKRTIQTAEALKLPYEQWKALNEIDAGVCEEMTYEEIKEKHPEEFALRDQDKYYYRYPSGESYQDLVQRLEPVIMELERQENVLVICHQAAMRCLLAYFLDKSAAEMPYLKCPLHTVLKLTPVAYGCRVESICLNVEAVNTHRDQTEEAKKGPNPLMRRNSVTPLASPEPTKKPRINSFDEHVASSSAVLPVCMPQEVPTQLPGQNMNSSQKQS
- the PFKFB3 gene encoding 6-phosphofructo-2-kinase/fructose-2,6-bisphosphatase 3 isoform X1 — encoded protein: MPMELTQSRIQKIWLPHDNHPALPRRSCGPQLTNSPTVIVMVGLPARGKTYISKKLTRYLNWIGVPTKVFNVGEYRREAVKHYSSYDFFRPDNEEGMNVRKQCALAALRDVKLYLSAEGGQIAVFDATNTTRERRGMVLNFAKENGFKVFFIESVCNDPSVVATNVMEVKLSSPDYRDCNSTDAMEDFMKRINCYQASYQPLDPDNYDRDVSLIKVIDVGRRFLVNRVQDHIQSRIVYYLMNIHVQPRTIYLCRHGESEFNLKGKIGGDSGLSNRGKKFAIALNKFVEEQNLKDLKIWTSQLKRTIQTAEALKLPYEQWKALNEIDAGVCEEMTYEEIKEKHPEEFALRDQDKYYYRYPSGESYQDLVQRLEPVIMELERQENVLVICHQAAMRCLLAYFLDKSAAEMPYLKCPLHTVLKLTPVAYGCRVESICLNVEAVNTHRDQTEEAKKGPNPLMRRNSVTPLASPEPTKKPRINSFDEHVASSSAVLPVCMPQEVPTQLPGQPLLGKACLRTVYHFLKVFSLLIFPRT
- the PFKFB3 gene encoding 6-phosphofructo-2-kinase/fructose-2,6-bisphosphatase 3 isoform X3; this translates as MPFRKACGPQLTNSPTVIVMVGLPARGKTYISKKLTRYLNWIGVPTKVFNVGEYRREAVKHYSSYDFFRPDNEEGMNVRKQCALAALRDVKLYLSAEGGQIAVFDATNTTRERRGMVLNFAKENGFKVFFIESVCNDPSVVATNVMEVKLSSPDYRDCNSTDAMEDFMKRINCYQASYQPLDPDNYDRDVSLIKVIDVGRRFLVNRVQDHIQSRIVYYLMNIHVQPRTIYLCRHGESEFNLKGKIGGDSGLSNRGKKFAIALNKFVEEQNLKDLKIWTSQLKRTIQTAEALKLPYEQWKALNEIDAGVCEEMTYEEIKEKHPEEFALRDQDKYYYRYPSGESYQDLVQRLEPVIMELERQENVLVICHQAAMRCLLAYFLDKSAAEMPYLKCPLHTVLKLTPVAYGCRVESICLNVEAVNTHRDQTEEAKKGPNPLMRRNSVTPLASPEPTKKPRINSFDEHVASSSAVLPVCMPQEVPTQLPGQPLLGKACLRTVYHFLKVFSLLIFPRT
- the PFKFB3 gene encoding 6-phosphofructo-2-kinase/fructose-2,6-bisphosphatase 3 isoform X4, with translation MVGLPARGKTYISKKLTRYLNWIGVPTKVFNVGEYRREAVKHYSSYDFFRPDNEEGMNVRKQCALAALRDVKLYLSAEGGQIAVFDATNTTRERRGMVLNFAKENGFKVFFIESVCNDPSVVATNVMEVKLSSPDYRDCNSTDAMEDFMKRINCYQASYQPLDPDNYDRDVSLIKVIDVGRRFLVNRVQDHIQSRIVYYLMNIHVQPRTIYLCRHGESEFNLKGKIGGDSGLSNRGKKFAIALNKFVEEQNLKDLKIWTSQLKRTIQTAEALKLPYEQWKALNEIDAGVCEEMTYEEIKEKHPEEFALRDQDKYYYRYPSGESYQDLVQRLEPVIMELERQENVLVICHQAAMRCLLAYFLDKSAAEMPYLKCPLHTVLKLTPVAYGCRVESICLNVEAVNTHRDQTEEAKKGPNPLMRRNSVTPLASPEPTKKPRINSFDEHVASSSAVLPVCMPQEVPTQLPGQPLLGKACLRTVYHFLKVFSLLIFPRT